A window from Agrobacterium tumefaciens encodes these proteins:
- a CDS encoding CopG family ribbon-helix-helix protein, whose protein sequence is MKSTIELPDDIKHRLDILAERSNSTPSRIIEDALSHGRSLAWQEKWTSGVRAGLAEADAGEFVTEEEINVVLNKYAKV, encoded by the coding sequence ATGAAAAGCACGATTGAACTTCCCGACGATATTAAACACCGGCTGGATATCTTGGCTGAGCGCTCGAATTCGACACCAAGCCGCATCATAGAAGATGCGCTTTCACATGGACGTTCTCTGGCCTGGCAAGAGAAATGGACGAGCGGCGTGAGGGCAGGATTGGCAGAGGCCGATGCAGGGGAGTTTGTTACTGAAGAAGAGATCAACGTCGTTCTGAATAAATATGCCAAGGTCTGA